In Phaseolus vulgaris cultivar G19833 chromosome 10, P. vulgaris v2.0, whole genome shotgun sequence, a single genomic region encodes these proteins:
- the LOC137816505 gene encoding uncharacterized protein: protein MTEVMDMMRTLQENVAASRSEQERMHEALVASQARNEELNRVNEELCKALQEREERAVGDRSAPPSPPRSFPMPFSQEIMDSVVPANTVAVKASFTGKEHPEAHLTAFHTQMMLSGGSNAVYYKVFMSTLSGTALDWFVSIPTGHITIFQQFSKMFVKQYIVNKEPPLVSYDLFDVRQYQGESLKDFLNRFGAQIVRLPGKDEEIFVHAFKKGVLPGPFSESLIRSHPATFAEIRRRAVAHIAAESEVSEKRGNVAPAKPPRAQTRDQPQRVMEAAAGKRDQRMHHPYDPKKSNGKGKGPGRPRETNRPPRYEFVMGLADLIAIPNIVARLKVPEKTKEKVLGPKPNTWCEFHKSFGHSINSCLALGYQLAELVKCGFLKDYLLEKQAGQSAGSQPASNEGQQHEVPIHSEIHTIAGGFSGGGCTASQRKKYARSMMLVEVFEDHSPDVDITFTKGDLRDVVPHDNDPIVISLVTAGRTVHRVLVDQGSSADVMFGPTFEKLQLSPDQLRPYGGCLYSFAGDQVEVRGYIELRTNFTDGLVSRTEKIRYLVVNALSAYNILLGRPTLNRTGVVPSTRHMKVKLPSMEGLIITIRSNPKEAKKCYENSLKNKRSVCHVTTTCPPGAEPAQESRRVSHTAVEVVIEGDVPMEDVEARSKSLEGERNCSETARETGIARALIASERKPQPVEEWLEKEISGKVFKLGRTLDSETQDQIPKRGIEANPEKSAAILAMKSPATVKEVQQLTGRMAALSRFVLASGKKGHPYFQCLKRNNRFVWTKECEEAFAKLKEYLASPPVLCKPQAATPLRLYFAITERAISAVLVQDQDQIQRPMYFVSKVLQGPEVRYQALEKAALAIVFSARRLRHYFQRCW, encoded by the exons ATGACAgaagtgatggacatgatgaggacgctgcaagagaacgtggctgcatcgcgCTCTGAACAGGAAAGGATGCAtgaggcgctggtggcctcgcaagccaggaatgaggagctcaacaGGGTTAACGAAGAGCTGTGCAAAGCCCTgcaggagcgggaggagcgtgcggtcggggacagatctgcacccccatccccaccgcgcagcttccccatgccattttcccaggagatcatggactcggtggtcccggctaacactgtggcggtgaaagcgtctttcactgggAAAGAGCACCCCgaggcccatctcacggcgtttcatactcaAATGATGCTCTCTGGGGGGTCTAACGCGGTTTATtataaggtgttcatgagcacccttAGTGGAacagcgttggactggttcgtcagtatacctactggccacattaccatttttcaacagttttccaagatgtttgttaaGCAATATATAGTGAACAAGGAACCACcattggtgtcttacgacttgtttgacGTGAGacagtaccagggggagtcccTTAAGGATTTCCTGAATAGATTTGGGGCCCAGATAGTCCGCTTGCCAGGTAAGGACGAAGAGATATTtgtgcacgccttcaaaaagggtgtgttacctgggccttttagtgagtcACTTATTAggagtcaccccgccacgtttgccgaaatccggcgacgtgctgtggcccacatcgccgccgagagtgaagtctccgagaaaaggggaaacgtggccccaGCCAAACCACCGCGCGCCCAGACGAGGGACCAGCCGCAAAGAGTAATGGAGGCAGCGGCGGGGAAGAGGGACCAGAGGATGCATCATCCTTATGATCccaagaagagtaacgggaaggGGAAGGGGCCAGGGCGACCCAGAGAGACTAACCGCCCACCAAGGTATGAGTTCGTGATGGGGTTGgctgatttgatcgccatcccgaATATCGttgccaggctcaaagtgcctgagaagacGAAAGAGAAGGTTTTGGGTCCTAAACCAAACacgtggtgcgagttccacaagagctttggccactccatcaactcgtgtttggctttgggatACCAACTCGCCGAGTTGGTTAAGTGCGGATTCCTGAAAGATTACTTGCTGGAAAAGCAAGCGGGCCAATCAGCGGGTTCCCAACCAGCGAGCAACGAAggacagcagcacgaggtgcccattcacagtgagatccacaccatagctggtggattctcCGGCGGGGGTTGCACTGCGTCGCAACGcaagaagtacgcgaggtcaATGATGTTAGTGGAGGTttttgaggatcactcacccgacgtggacatcacgtttaCCAAGGGGGaccttagggacgttgtgcctcacgacaacgaccctattgtgatctcgcttgtcacggcgggaaggactgtccaccgggtcctggtcgaccaaggaagctcagcagatgtgatgtttgGGCCGACTTTTGAAAAGTTACAATTGTCCCCAGATCAACTaaggccatatgggggctgcttgtacagTTTCGCCGGagaccaagtggaggtgagggggtatattgagttgagGACGAACTTCACTGATGGTTTGGTTTCACGAacggagaagatcaggtatcttgtcgTAAACGCCCTGTCAgcgtacaacatactgttgggaaggccaacgctcaacagaacaggagttgtgccttcgacaaggcacatgaaggtcaaactgccgtctatggagggtcTGATCATCACTATTCGCTCCAACccgaaggaggcgaagaagtgttacgaaaacagcctcaagaacaagaggtctgtgtgccacgtaaccacaacgtGTCCCCCTGGTGCGGAGCCGGCGCAGGAATCCCGGCGGGTTTCGCATACGGCGGTAGAGGTGGTCATCGAGGGCGATGTGCCGATGGAGGATGTAGAGGCGAGATCCAAGAGCTTGGAGGGAGAaagaaactgctcggagaccgcaagagaaaccggtatcgcgagggcgctgatcgccagcgaaaggaaacctcagccagtagaggaatggctcgaaaaggagatcagCGGCaaggtgtttaagttgggaagaaccTTGGATAGTGAGACGCAAGACCAAATTCCCAAG aggggaatcgaggctaaccccgagaagtctgccgccattttggcaatgaaGAGCCCCGCCACtgtaaaggaggtgcagcaactcacggggcggatggccgccctatctcgATTCGTGTTGGCAAGCGGgaagaagggccacccatacttccagtgtttgaaaaggaacaacaggtttgtctggacgaaggagtgtgaggaggccttcgcaaagctcaaggaatatttggcgagcccgccagtTCTATGCAAGCCCCAAGCCGCAACACCGCTCAGGCTGTACTtcgccataactgagagggcaatCAGCGCagtgctcgtccaggatcaagatcaaatCCAAAGGCCCATgtatttcgttagcaaggtgctgcaaggcccagaggtgaggtaccaggccctagaaaaggcagcattagcgattgtattctcggcgaggagactgcgccattacttccagaggtGTTGGTGA
- the LOC137816513 gene encoding uncharacterized protein → MVDDCLPQIVGEGLKDSLEKFELDNRINQEVASTVKAEAEKTKCDMMMQGLEFSRVENALKDKLQSVQQDNIELRKNLHDKLQDAVELESKIVPLREKIAALEEAKKTDAQKMVNLEKRSIDRETLMGKVEQDRDKASQQLSETVAELARVREENSGLKKKADELELEVTQVREENSGFKTKIDELQLEAAQVLTSGFGVALEQFACKYPDLDLSEFSVYNEVVDGKIVPPIDLSP, encoded by the coding sequence ATGGTTGACGATTGTCTTCCCCAAATCGTCGGCGAAGGGCTCAAAGACTCCTTGGAGAAGTTTGAGCTCGACAATCGGATCAACCAGGAGGTGGCGAGCACCGTGAAAGCTGAAGCCGAAAAGACCAAGTGCGATATGATGATGCAAGGCTTGGAGTTTTCGCGAGTTGAAAACGCCCTCAAGGACAAGCTCCAGAGCGTGCAGCAAGATAACATAGAGCTGCGCAAGAACCTTCATGACAAACTCCAAGACGCtgtcgagctggagagcaagatcgtcCCTCTGAGGGAGAAAATTGCCGCGCTGgaagaggcaaagaagactgACGCTCAGAAGATGGTCAACCTAGAGAAGAGGTCAATCGATAGAGAGACCCTTATGGGAAAGGTTGAGCAAGATCGGGATAAGGCCTCCCAACAACTCAGTGAAACTGTTGCTGAGCTAGCTCGAGTTCGCGAGGAGAACAGCGGGCTCAAGAAGAAGGCCGACGAGCTCGAGCTTGAAGTCACCCaggttcgtgaagagaacagtgggttcaagacgaagatcgacgagcttcagctTGAGGCTGCCCAGGTTCTAACTTCCGGCTTTGGCGTTgctttggagcagtttgcttgcaaatATCCTGACCTCGATCTTTCTGAGTTCTCAGtgtacaacgaggtggtggatggcaagatcGTGCCCCCGATTGACTTATCTCCTTGA